From Strix uralensis isolate ZFMK-TIS-50842 chromosome 1, bStrUra1, whole genome shotgun sequence, a single genomic window includes:
- the NBN gene encoding nibrin isoform X3 — protein sequence MWLGHLCQSSVSQSLSVPILTVTDTSKYGTFVNGSKLNGTSVSLQSGDRINFGVFESKFRVECEPLVVCSSCLDVAQKTALNQTIQQLGGLVVNEWTKECTHLVMVSVKVTVKTICALICGRPITKPEFFVELIKAIQSRQQLPNHESFYPPVDEPSIGTEKLDLSEHHERKKIFSGKTFVFLTAKQHKKLGPAVTLGGGEAKLLTEGRKETSLLVSPEVCVVDVGLTNSQIPGSDSMRNWTDSILTVLQSKDLRAIPEAEIGLAVIFMSTEKYCNPQKQLGNKAVTKSTPASAVVGRAISQSLSVDETIMPAAADNSTVYVADTEIEEQTCMEIENTPQMDRRGKMAFQDTTSIKKNPSTSDSVNTGTSIPRVNRTSVFSQKSHPVSPSKISEAGKPSECASRYQSNSITNYFQVARKRERTEEEETSVPKLSKLEERSSPVSKFTEPTASSVWNSDVEQHQKENNILDPNPNVALEDTGIKLMRETGKLASDKTDTKTTSSEKRAPKKRKELDDLSEDTEALEIVFGSRDLDWEDQMADHDQEAQGNAPKKRCLEAKESWIQEVNVKQREKNKILKEKELGSVLTSEMRSDIKQELPVSNHNKLQDDSSNLPSRLLLTEFRSLVVSRPRQNSQLTGNTSYGGKKNFKMFKKVAYPGAGQLPYIIGGSDLIAHHAKKNSELEDWLRQEMEEQNRYAREESLADDLFRYDPNVKRRR from the exons ATGTGGCTTGGGCACCTATGCCAGAGCTCAGTG agcCAGTCTCTCTCAGTCCCTATATTAACAGTAACAGATACATCTAAATATGGTACCTTTGTTAATGGATCAAAACTCAATGGCACTTCAGTGTCTTTGCAGTCTGGTGACAGAATCAACTTTGGAGTCTTTGAGAGCAAGTTTAG AGTAGAGTGTGAACCTTTGGTCGTCTGCTCATCATGTTTAGATGTAGCtcagaaaactgctttaaatCAAACCATCCAGCAGCTTGGAGGCCTTGTAGTGAATGAATGGACAAAAGAGTGTACTCACCTTGTAATGGTATCAGTAAAAGTTACTGTTAAG actATATGTGCTTTGATTTGTGGTCGACCAATTACAAAACCAGAGTTTTTTGTTGAATTAATCAAAGCTATTCAGTCCAGGCAACAGTTGCCAAATCATGAAAG CTTTTATCCTCCAGTTGATGAGCCTTCCATTGGCACTGAAAAACTGGATTTGTCTGAGCATCacgaaaggaaaaaaatattcagtggaAAAACTTTCGTATTTCTAACTGCCAAGCAG CACAAGAAACTGGGTCCAGCAGTTACTCttggaggaggagaagcaaagttgctgacagaaggaagaaaagaaacatctttacTAGTTTCTCCTGAAGTTTGTGTTGTTGATGTGGGGTTGACAAACTCTCAGATCCCAGGATCTGACTCCATGAGAAACTGGACTGATTCCATTCTGACTGTCTTGCAAAG CAAGGATCTCAGGGCTATTCCTGAGGCAGAAATTGGATTGGCAGTTATCTTCATGTCCACGGAAAAATACTGCAACCCTCAAAAGCAGCTTGGTAACAAAG CTGTAACTAAAAGTACTCCTGCATCAGCTGTTGTAGGGCGAGCCATTTCTCAGAGTTTGTCTGTGGATGAAACCATAATGCCAGCTGCTGCAGACAACAGCACAGTATATGTAGCTGATACAGAAATAGAAGAGCAGACATG TATGGAGATAGAGAATACTCCCCAGATGGATAGACGAGGGAAAATGGCTTTCCAGGATACAACCTCCATAAAGAAAAACCCAAGCACAAGTGACAGTGTAAATACAGGAACATCGATACCTAGAGTGAACAGAACATCTGTGTTTAGTCAAAAAAGTCATCCTGTCTCGccatctaaaatttcagaagctGGTAAACCTAGTGAGTGTGCTTCACGTTACCAGTCTAACTCAATTACAAATTACTTCCAGGTAGCTAGAAAAAG GGAAAGaactgaagaagaagaaacatctgTACCCAAACTATCAAAACTGGAGGAAAGGTCATCGCCTGTTTCCAAGTTCACTGAACCCACAGCTTCATCAGTATGGAACAGTGACGTGGAACAGcatcaaaaggaaaataacatcCTGGACCCAAACCCAAATGTTGCATTAGAAGACACGGGTATAAAGCTTATGAGGGAAACTGGCAAATTAGCAAGTGATAAAACAGACACTAAAACCACTTCTAGTGAAAAGCGTGcaccaaagaagagaaaggagttAGATGATTTATCTGAAGATACAGAGGCACTAGAAATTGTGTTTGGAAGCAGAGACCTAGACTGGGAAGATCAAATGGCAGATCATGACCAGGAGGCTCAAGGaaatgcaccaaaaaaaaggtGTTTGGAAGCCAAAGAAAGCTGGATTCAAGAAGTAAATgtaaagcagagagagaagaataaaatattg aaagaaaaggaacttGGATCAGTTCTAACTTCAGAAATGAGAAGTGATATCAAGCAAGAGTTGCCAGTCTCG AACCACAACAAACTGCAAGATGACTCCAGCAATCTTCCTAGCAGACTTCTGTTGACTGAGTTTAGATCGTTGGTTGTCAGCCGTCCAAGGCAGAACAGTCAGCTTACTGGAAATACCAGCTACgggggaaagaaaaatttcaaaatgttcaaAAAG GTAGCTTATCCAGGGGCAGGACAACTTCCATACATTATTGGAGGATCAGATTTGATTGCTCACCATGCTAAAAAGAATTCAGAGCTAGAAGACTGGTTAAGGCAAGAAATGGAG GAACAGAACCGATATGCAAGAGAGGAATCACTTGCTGATGATCTCTTTAG
- the NBN gene encoding nibrin isoform X4 yields MVSVKVTVKTICALICGRPITKPEFFVELIKAIQSRQQLPNHESFYPPVDEPSIGTEKLDLSEHHERKKIFSGKTFVFLTAKQHKKLGPAVTLGGGEAKLLTEGRKETSLLVSPEVCVVDVGLTNSQIPGSDSMRNWTDSILTVLQSKDLRAIPEAEIGLAVIFMSTEKYCNPQKQLGNKAVTKSTPASAVVGRAISQSLSVDETIMPAAADNSTVYVADTEIEEQTCMEIENTPQMDRRGKMAFQDTTSIKKNPSTSDSVNTGTSIPRVNRTSVFSQKSHPVSPSKISEAGKPSECASRYQSNSITNYFQVARKRERTEEEETSVPKLSKLEERSSPVSKFTEPTASSVWNSDVEQHQKENNILDPNPNVALEDTGIKLMRETGKLASDKTDTKTTSSEKRAPKKRKELDDLSEDTEALEIVFGSRDLDWEDQMADHDQEAQGNAPKKRCLEAKESWIQEVNVKQREKNKILKEKELGSVLTSEMRSDIKQELPVSNHNKLQDDSSNLPSRLLLTEFRSLVVSRPRQNSQLTGNTSYGGKKNFKMFKKVAYPGAGQLPYIIGGSDLIAHHAKKNSELEDWLRQEMEEQNRYAREESLADDLFRYDPNVKRRR; encoded by the exons ATGGTATCAGTAAAAGTTACTGTTAAG actATATGTGCTTTGATTTGTGGTCGACCAATTACAAAACCAGAGTTTTTTGTTGAATTAATCAAAGCTATTCAGTCCAGGCAACAGTTGCCAAATCATGAAAG CTTTTATCCTCCAGTTGATGAGCCTTCCATTGGCACTGAAAAACTGGATTTGTCTGAGCATCacgaaaggaaaaaaatattcagtggaAAAACTTTCGTATTTCTAACTGCCAAGCAG CACAAGAAACTGGGTCCAGCAGTTACTCttggaggaggagaagcaaagttgctgacagaaggaagaaaagaaacatctttacTAGTTTCTCCTGAAGTTTGTGTTGTTGATGTGGGGTTGACAAACTCTCAGATCCCAGGATCTGACTCCATGAGAAACTGGACTGATTCCATTCTGACTGTCTTGCAAAG CAAGGATCTCAGGGCTATTCCTGAGGCAGAAATTGGATTGGCAGTTATCTTCATGTCCACGGAAAAATACTGCAACCCTCAAAAGCAGCTTGGTAACAAAG CTGTAACTAAAAGTACTCCTGCATCAGCTGTTGTAGGGCGAGCCATTTCTCAGAGTTTGTCTGTGGATGAAACCATAATGCCAGCTGCTGCAGACAACAGCACAGTATATGTAGCTGATACAGAAATAGAAGAGCAGACATG TATGGAGATAGAGAATACTCCCCAGATGGATAGACGAGGGAAAATGGCTTTCCAGGATACAACCTCCATAAAGAAAAACCCAAGCACAAGTGACAGTGTAAATACAGGAACATCGATACCTAGAGTGAACAGAACATCTGTGTTTAGTCAAAAAAGTCATCCTGTCTCGccatctaaaatttcagaagctGGTAAACCTAGTGAGTGTGCTTCACGTTACCAGTCTAACTCAATTACAAATTACTTCCAGGTAGCTAGAAAAAG GGAAAGaactgaagaagaagaaacatctgTACCCAAACTATCAAAACTGGAGGAAAGGTCATCGCCTGTTTCCAAGTTCACTGAACCCACAGCTTCATCAGTATGGAACAGTGACGTGGAACAGcatcaaaaggaaaataacatcCTGGACCCAAACCCAAATGTTGCATTAGAAGACACGGGTATAAAGCTTATGAGGGAAACTGGCAAATTAGCAAGTGATAAAACAGACACTAAAACCACTTCTAGTGAAAAGCGTGcaccaaagaagagaaaggagttAGATGATTTATCTGAAGATACAGAGGCACTAGAAATTGTGTTTGGAAGCAGAGACCTAGACTGGGAAGATCAAATGGCAGATCATGACCAGGAGGCTCAAGGaaatgcaccaaaaaaaaggtGTTTGGAAGCCAAAGAAAGCTGGATTCAAGAAGTAAATgtaaagcagagagagaagaataaaatattg aaagaaaaggaacttGGATCAGTTCTAACTTCAGAAATGAGAAGTGATATCAAGCAAGAGTTGCCAGTCTCG AACCACAACAAACTGCAAGATGACTCCAGCAATCTTCCTAGCAGACTTCTGTTGACTGAGTTTAGATCGTTGGTTGTCAGCCGTCCAAGGCAGAACAGTCAGCTTACTGGAAATACCAGCTACgggggaaagaaaaatttcaaaatgttcaaAAAG GTAGCTTATCCAGGGGCAGGACAACTTCCATACATTATTGGAGGATCAGATTTGATTGCTCACCATGCTAAAAAGAATTCAGAGCTAGAAGACTGGTTAAGGCAAGAAATGGAG GAACAGAACCGATATGCAAGAGAGGAATCACTTGCTGATGATCTCTTTAG
- the NBN gene encoding nibrin isoform X1 produces the protein MWRLVPAAGKGEPYRLLSGTEYVVGRKNCAILIQDDQSISRSHAVLTVSRPETTSSQSLSVPILTVTDTSKYGTFVNGSKLNGTSVSLQSGDRINFGVFESKFRVECEPLVVCSSCLDVAQKTALNQTIQQLGGLVVNEWTKECTHLVMVSVKVTVKTICALICGRPITKPEFFVELIKAIQSRQQLPNHESFYPPVDEPSIGTEKLDLSEHHERKKIFSGKTFVFLTAKQHKKLGPAVTLGGGEAKLLTEGRKETSLLVSPEVCVVDVGLTNSQIPGSDSMRNWTDSILTVLQSKDLRAIPEAEIGLAVIFMSTEKYCNPQKQLGNKAVTKSTPASAVVGRAISQSLSVDETIMPAAADNSTVYVADTEIEEQTCMEIENTPQMDRRGKMAFQDTTSIKKNPSTSDSVNTGTSIPRVNRTSVFSQKSHPVSPSKISEAGKPSECASRYQSNSITNYFQVARKRERTEEEETSVPKLSKLEERSSPVSKFTEPTASSVWNSDVEQHQKENNILDPNPNVALEDTGIKLMRETGKLASDKTDTKTTSSEKRAPKKRKELDDLSEDTEALEIVFGSRDLDWEDQMADHDQEAQGNAPKKRCLEAKESWIQEVNVKQREKNKILKEKELGSVLTSEMRSDIKQELPVSNHNKLQDDSSNLPSRLLLTEFRSLVVSRPRQNSQLTGNTSYGGKKNFKMFKKVAYPGAGQLPYIIGGSDLIAHHAKKNSELEDWLRQEMEEQNRYAREESLADDLFRYDPNVKRRR, from the exons ATGTGGAGGCTGGTGCCCGCCGCAGGAAAAG gagagccATATCGGCTTTTAAGTGGTACAGAATATGTTGTTGGACGCAAAAACTGTGCAATTTTAATTCAGGATGATCAGTCCATCAGTCGAAGTCATGCCGTTCTGACAGTAAGTCGTCCTGAAACAACCTCT agcCAGTCTCTCTCAGTCCCTATATTAACAGTAACAGATACATCTAAATATGGTACCTTTGTTAATGGATCAAAACTCAATGGCACTTCAGTGTCTTTGCAGTCTGGTGACAGAATCAACTTTGGAGTCTTTGAGAGCAAGTTTAG AGTAGAGTGTGAACCTTTGGTCGTCTGCTCATCATGTTTAGATGTAGCtcagaaaactgctttaaatCAAACCATCCAGCAGCTTGGAGGCCTTGTAGTGAATGAATGGACAAAAGAGTGTACTCACCTTGTAATGGTATCAGTAAAAGTTACTGTTAAG actATATGTGCTTTGATTTGTGGTCGACCAATTACAAAACCAGAGTTTTTTGTTGAATTAATCAAAGCTATTCAGTCCAGGCAACAGTTGCCAAATCATGAAAG CTTTTATCCTCCAGTTGATGAGCCTTCCATTGGCACTGAAAAACTGGATTTGTCTGAGCATCacgaaaggaaaaaaatattcagtggaAAAACTTTCGTATTTCTAACTGCCAAGCAG CACAAGAAACTGGGTCCAGCAGTTACTCttggaggaggagaagcaaagttgctgacagaaggaagaaaagaaacatctttacTAGTTTCTCCTGAAGTTTGTGTTGTTGATGTGGGGTTGACAAACTCTCAGATCCCAGGATCTGACTCCATGAGAAACTGGACTGATTCCATTCTGACTGTCTTGCAAAG CAAGGATCTCAGGGCTATTCCTGAGGCAGAAATTGGATTGGCAGTTATCTTCATGTCCACGGAAAAATACTGCAACCCTCAAAAGCAGCTTGGTAACAAAG CTGTAACTAAAAGTACTCCTGCATCAGCTGTTGTAGGGCGAGCCATTTCTCAGAGTTTGTCTGTGGATGAAACCATAATGCCAGCTGCTGCAGACAACAGCACAGTATATGTAGCTGATACAGAAATAGAAGAGCAGACATG TATGGAGATAGAGAATACTCCCCAGATGGATAGACGAGGGAAAATGGCTTTCCAGGATACAACCTCCATAAAGAAAAACCCAAGCACAAGTGACAGTGTAAATACAGGAACATCGATACCTAGAGTGAACAGAACATCTGTGTTTAGTCAAAAAAGTCATCCTGTCTCGccatctaaaatttcagaagctGGTAAACCTAGTGAGTGTGCTTCACGTTACCAGTCTAACTCAATTACAAATTACTTCCAGGTAGCTAGAAAAAG GGAAAGaactgaagaagaagaaacatctgTACCCAAACTATCAAAACTGGAGGAAAGGTCATCGCCTGTTTCCAAGTTCACTGAACCCACAGCTTCATCAGTATGGAACAGTGACGTGGAACAGcatcaaaaggaaaataacatcCTGGACCCAAACCCAAATGTTGCATTAGAAGACACGGGTATAAAGCTTATGAGGGAAACTGGCAAATTAGCAAGTGATAAAACAGACACTAAAACCACTTCTAGTGAAAAGCGTGcaccaaagaagagaaaggagttAGATGATTTATCTGAAGATACAGAGGCACTAGAAATTGTGTTTGGAAGCAGAGACCTAGACTGGGAAGATCAAATGGCAGATCATGACCAGGAGGCTCAAGGaaatgcaccaaaaaaaaggtGTTTGGAAGCCAAAGAAAGCTGGATTCAAGAAGTAAATgtaaagcagagagagaagaataaaatattg aaagaaaaggaacttGGATCAGTTCTAACTTCAGAAATGAGAAGTGATATCAAGCAAGAGTTGCCAGTCTCG AACCACAACAAACTGCAAGATGACTCCAGCAATCTTCCTAGCAGACTTCTGTTGACTGAGTTTAGATCGTTGGTTGTCAGCCGTCCAAGGCAGAACAGTCAGCTTACTGGAAATACCAGCTACgggggaaagaaaaatttcaaaatgttcaaAAAG GTAGCTTATCCAGGGGCAGGACAACTTCCATACATTATTGGAGGATCAGATTTGATTGCTCACCATGCTAAAAAGAATTCAGAGCTAGAAGACTGGTTAAGGCAAGAAATGGAG GAACAGAACCGATATGCAAGAGAGGAATCACTTGCTGATGATCTCTTTAG
- the NBN gene encoding nibrin isoform X2 encodes MWRLVPAAGKGEPYRLLSGTEYVVGRKNCAILIQDDQSISRSHAVLTSQSLSVPILTVTDTSKYGTFVNGSKLNGTSVSLQSGDRINFGVFESKFRVECEPLVVCSSCLDVAQKTALNQTIQQLGGLVVNEWTKECTHLVMVSVKVTVKTICALICGRPITKPEFFVELIKAIQSRQQLPNHESFYPPVDEPSIGTEKLDLSEHHERKKIFSGKTFVFLTAKQHKKLGPAVTLGGGEAKLLTEGRKETSLLVSPEVCVVDVGLTNSQIPGSDSMRNWTDSILTVLQSKDLRAIPEAEIGLAVIFMSTEKYCNPQKQLGNKAVTKSTPASAVVGRAISQSLSVDETIMPAAADNSTVYVADTEIEEQTCMEIENTPQMDRRGKMAFQDTTSIKKNPSTSDSVNTGTSIPRVNRTSVFSQKSHPVSPSKISEAGKPSECASRYQSNSITNYFQVARKRERTEEEETSVPKLSKLEERSSPVSKFTEPTASSVWNSDVEQHQKENNILDPNPNVALEDTGIKLMRETGKLASDKTDTKTTSSEKRAPKKRKELDDLSEDTEALEIVFGSRDLDWEDQMADHDQEAQGNAPKKRCLEAKESWIQEVNVKQREKNKILKEKELGSVLTSEMRSDIKQELPVSNHNKLQDDSSNLPSRLLLTEFRSLVVSRPRQNSQLTGNTSYGGKKNFKMFKKVAYPGAGQLPYIIGGSDLIAHHAKKNSELEDWLRQEMEEQNRYAREESLADDLFRYDPNVKRRR; translated from the exons ATGTGGAGGCTGGTGCCCGCCGCAGGAAAAG gagagccATATCGGCTTTTAAGTGGTACAGAATATGTTGTTGGACGCAAAAACTGTGCAATTTTAATTCAGGATGATCAGTCCATCAGTCGAAGTCATGCCGTTCTGACA agcCAGTCTCTCTCAGTCCCTATATTAACAGTAACAGATACATCTAAATATGGTACCTTTGTTAATGGATCAAAACTCAATGGCACTTCAGTGTCTTTGCAGTCTGGTGACAGAATCAACTTTGGAGTCTTTGAGAGCAAGTTTAG AGTAGAGTGTGAACCTTTGGTCGTCTGCTCATCATGTTTAGATGTAGCtcagaaaactgctttaaatCAAACCATCCAGCAGCTTGGAGGCCTTGTAGTGAATGAATGGACAAAAGAGTGTACTCACCTTGTAATGGTATCAGTAAAAGTTACTGTTAAG actATATGTGCTTTGATTTGTGGTCGACCAATTACAAAACCAGAGTTTTTTGTTGAATTAATCAAAGCTATTCAGTCCAGGCAACAGTTGCCAAATCATGAAAG CTTTTATCCTCCAGTTGATGAGCCTTCCATTGGCACTGAAAAACTGGATTTGTCTGAGCATCacgaaaggaaaaaaatattcagtggaAAAACTTTCGTATTTCTAACTGCCAAGCAG CACAAGAAACTGGGTCCAGCAGTTACTCttggaggaggagaagcaaagttgctgacagaaggaagaaaagaaacatctttacTAGTTTCTCCTGAAGTTTGTGTTGTTGATGTGGGGTTGACAAACTCTCAGATCCCAGGATCTGACTCCATGAGAAACTGGACTGATTCCATTCTGACTGTCTTGCAAAG CAAGGATCTCAGGGCTATTCCTGAGGCAGAAATTGGATTGGCAGTTATCTTCATGTCCACGGAAAAATACTGCAACCCTCAAAAGCAGCTTGGTAACAAAG CTGTAACTAAAAGTACTCCTGCATCAGCTGTTGTAGGGCGAGCCATTTCTCAGAGTTTGTCTGTGGATGAAACCATAATGCCAGCTGCTGCAGACAACAGCACAGTATATGTAGCTGATACAGAAATAGAAGAGCAGACATG TATGGAGATAGAGAATACTCCCCAGATGGATAGACGAGGGAAAATGGCTTTCCAGGATACAACCTCCATAAAGAAAAACCCAAGCACAAGTGACAGTGTAAATACAGGAACATCGATACCTAGAGTGAACAGAACATCTGTGTTTAGTCAAAAAAGTCATCCTGTCTCGccatctaaaatttcagaagctGGTAAACCTAGTGAGTGTGCTTCACGTTACCAGTCTAACTCAATTACAAATTACTTCCAGGTAGCTAGAAAAAG GGAAAGaactgaagaagaagaaacatctgTACCCAAACTATCAAAACTGGAGGAAAGGTCATCGCCTGTTTCCAAGTTCACTGAACCCACAGCTTCATCAGTATGGAACAGTGACGTGGAACAGcatcaaaaggaaaataacatcCTGGACCCAAACCCAAATGTTGCATTAGAAGACACGGGTATAAAGCTTATGAGGGAAACTGGCAAATTAGCAAGTGATAAAACAGACACTAAAACCACTTCTAGTGAAAAGCGTGcaccaaagaagagaaaggagttAGATGATTTATCTGAAGATACAGAGGCACTAGAAATTGTGTTTGGAAGCAGAGACCTAGACTGGGAAGATCAAATGGCAGATCATGACCAGGAGGCTCAAGGaaatgcaccaaaaaaaaggtGTTTGGAAGCCAAAGAAAGCTGGATTCAAGAAGTAAATgtaaagcagagagagaagaataaaatattg aaagaaaaggaacttGGATCAGTTCTAACTTCAGAAATGAGAAGTGATATCAAGCAAGAGTTGCCAGTCTCG AACCACAACAAACTGCAAGATGACTCCAGCAATCTTCCTAGCAGACTTCTGTTGACTGAGTTTAGATCGTTGGTTGTCAGCCGTCCAAGGCAGAACAGTCAGCTTACTGGAAATACCAGCTACgggggaaagaaaaatttcaaaatgttcaaAAAG GTAGCTTATCCAGGGGCAGGACAACTTCCATACATTATTGGAGGATCAGATTTGATTGCTCACCATGCTAAAAAGAATTCAGAGCTAGAAGACTGGTTAAGGCAAGAAATGGAG GAACAGAACCGATATGCAAGAGAGGAATCACTTGCTGATGATCTCTTTAG